AACTGACCCTTAATGGTCAATCCGTCGGTCCGGTGGACATCCCTGATGACCTGCCGATGATCGACTACCTGCACGAATACAAAAATCTCACCGGTTCGCGTCTGGGTTGTGGCCAGGGTATTTGCCACGCCTGCGTGGTGATCGTCGACAACCCGGACGGCACCAGCGAAGAAGTGCGCACCTGCATCACTGGCGCGCATTACTTCGAAGGCAAAAAAGTCCGCACCATCGAAGGCCATGCGACCCGCGATAAGCAGGGCCAGGTCACTGAGCTGAATCCGATCCAGCAACGCTTCGTCGATGAGTTCGCCTTCCAGTGCAGCTACTGCGCGCCGGGCTTCGTCAACGCCGCGACCGTTTTGGTTGAAAAGCTGCAACGCCAGCCGATCGTCAAAAGCAAACTGGAACAAGTCATTGAGGATAGCCTCGGTCACCACGTCTGCCGTTGCACTGGGTACGTGCGTTACTACAACGCCACCCGCAACGTGCTGACCGATCTCGGCCTGGTCAAGGAGGGTTAAGCATGAAGCTTTTACTGACCCGTCTGACCTTGGCGGTCGGGCTGGCTGCGCCGGTGCTTTTTGCGCATGCCGATGATCAGGTCAAGCGCGGTGAATACCTCGCCCGTGCCGCCGACTGCATGGCGTGCCACACCGCGCCGGGCGGCGCGCCGTATGCCGGCGGCCTGCCGATTGTTTCGCCGTTCGGCACGATCTACGGCACCAACATCACGCCGAGCAAAGAGCACGGCATCGGTTTGTACACCGATGACGAGTTCTTCGCTGCGCTGACTGCAGGCAAGCGTCGCGATGGTGCGAACCTGTATCCGGCAATGCCGTATACCTCGTATCACTTGGTGCCGCGTGAAGATTCGGACGCGATTCATGCATACCTGAAAACCGTCGAGCCAATCGAGCGCGCGGCTCCGGTCACTAGCCTCAGCTTTCCGTTCAACGTGCGTCTGGGCCTGATGGGCTGGAACATGATGTACGGCAAAGCAGTGAAGCTGGAATCTGCCGAAGGCAAGAGCGAAGGCTGGAAGCGTGGCCAATACATGGTCGATGTTCTCGGCCACTGCGGCGAGTGCCATACACCGCGTGGCCTGCCGGGTGCGATGCAGATGGACAAGCGTCTGACCGGTGGCATCCTCAATGGCTATTTGGCGCCGAGCCTACTGGCCACTGATCTGGCGGCGCGCGGCTGGAATAATCAGGATCTGAGCACCTTCCTCAAGCACGGCATGAGTGCGCAAGGGACGATGTTCAACGAGATGTTTCCGGTGTTCCACAACAGCACCCAGGGGCTGAACGACACCGATCTGGCAGCGATGGCCACCTTCCTGCTTGGCGATAAACCTCCGGCAGCCAAAGCACTCGTCGAGGTGCCAGTGGACAAGCTCAGCCCAAGCGCCCAGCGCGGCCGTCAGGACTACTTGAACGTCTGCGCCGGTTGCCACGCCGAGGGTGGCGAAGGTAAGCCGCACATTGCGGTGGCGATGCGCGGCAACACCACGCTGCGACTGGAAGATCCACGCAATCTGTTGCGCGTGATCGAAGACGGTATCGGCGAACAGAAGTTCGCCGGATTCGAGCACATGCAGCCGATGCCGGGTTTCGCCGACAAGCTCAAGCCTGAGCAACTGACCGATCTGCTCAATTACCTGCGCCAAGGCTGGGGTGGTCAGTCTGGTGAATTGGCGGTGACCGAGGTGCAGAAGCTGCAAGCCGAAGCGCCGTCCATTGAGCACAAGGCGCACTGACATGCAGCATCTTGATCTACAAGTGGTGCGACGGGCGCTGGAGTGGTCGGTGGCGGGGCAGCGCATCTGGCTCTGCACCGTGCTGACCACTTATGGCTCGGCACCGCGTGCGCCGGGTTCGCTGCTGGCTGTGAATGATGGCGGACTGTGGATCGGGTCGCTGTCCGGCGGTTGCGTCGAGGAGGATTTTCTCGAGCGTGTCGCCGAAGGTGCGTTTCTCGATGCGGTCAACGTGGTGCGCTACGGTGAAGGCGATGATCCGCGCTCGCGTGTCAGCCTGCCCTGTGGCGGCGTTCTCGATGTGCTGGTAGAGAAATTTGACGCTGACTGTGATGTGCAGGCGCATTTGCGTGAACTGGAGTCGGCGCTGCTTGGTCAGCGTCGGCTGATTCGCGAGGTCGATCTGGCCAGTGGTGTGCGCAGTCTATTTGCTGATCGCGAGCAGGGTGCACGGATCGAGCGCGAGATTGATCGGGTACGCATTCGAGTCGGTGCGGCGCAACGCTTGTTGCTCGCCGGATATTCCAGTGTGGCGCAGGCGTGTGCCGAGTTTGCCGTGGGATTGGGCTTCGAAGTGATTCTCTGCGACCCGCGCGATGAAGTGCTCGAAGGCGTTATGCTGAACGGCGTGGAGATTCGTCGACAGCTGCCGTCGGTGTTCATTGCCGACGGCGGTTGCCACCGCGACACGGCAGTGGTGGCGCTGACCCACGATCCACGGATCGACGATCTGGCGATGATGGAAGCGGTACGCACTGATGCGTTCTACATTGGTGTCATGGGGTCGCAGCAGACATCGCAAAAGCGCTTCGAGCGTTTGCGTCGTATCGGCGGGTTGGGGGAGGGCGAGTTGGCGCGGATTCATGCGCCGATTGGTCTTAACCTCGGCAGCAAGACACCGGCGGAGATTGCCCTGGCGGTGCTTGCCGATATCTTGCGGATTCGTAGCGGGATTGCTCGGGATCAGCTTTGAACGCTTTCTCTGTGCGATAAAAAGGGCCACTTTCCAGTGGCCCTTTTTTACATTCCGTATTTGTCGCGCAACCCGTAATACCAGGCACCCAGCGCCGCAAACGGCGTGCGCAGCAACTGCCCGCCCGGGAACGGATAGTGCGGCAGATCAGCGAACGCATCAAAACGCTCGGCCTGACCACGCAATGCCTCGGCCAACACCTTGCCGGCCAGATGCGTATAAGTCACACCATGGCCGCTGCAGCCTTGCGAGTAATAGATGTTGTCGCCCAAACGCCCAACCTGAGGCAAACGCGACAGTGTCAGCAGGAAATTTCCTGTCCACGCGTAGTCGATCTTAACGTCCTTGAGTTGCGGAAAGGCCTTGAGCATTTTCGGACGGATGATCGCTTCGATGTTCGCCGGATCCCGTGCGCCATACACCACGCCGCCGCCGAAGATCAGGCGTTTGTCGCTCGTCAGACGGTAATAATCGAGCAAGTAGTTGCAGTCCTCGACGCAGTAGTCCTGAGGCAGCAGGGACTGTGCCAGTTCATCACCCAGCGGCTCCGTGGTAATCACCTGCGTGCCGCACGGCATGGATTTGGCTGCCAGCTCCGGCACCAGATTGCCGAGGTAGGCGTTGCCGGCGACGATAATGAATTTGGCTCTGACCTTGCCTTGCGGTGTATGCACGACCGGGTTGGCGCCGCGCTCGATGCGCACGGCGGGCGATTGCTCATAGATAGTGCCGCCGAGGGATTCAACGGCGGCCGCTTCGCCGAGCGCCAGGTTCAGTGGATGTATGTGGCCACCGCTCATGTCGAGCATGCCGCCGACGTATTGATCGCAGGCGACCACTTCGCGAACACGGCGCTGATCCAGCAACTCCAGTTGCGTGTGGCCGAAACGCTCCCACAGGCGTTTCTGCGATTCCAGATGGCCCATTTGTTTTGCTGTCAGTGCGGCAAACACGCCCCCATCCTTCAAATCGCACTGAATGTCGTATTTGGCCACGCGTTCGCGAATGATCCGCCCGCCCTCAAAAGCCATCTGCCCCAGCAACTGCGCCTGTTCAGGGCCGACGGAGCGCTCGATCACGTCGATGTCGCGGCTGTAGCTGTTGACGATCTGGCCACCATTACGGCCCGATGCGCCGAAACCGACCTTTGCCGCTTCCAGTACGGTCACGCGAAAACCGTTCTCCAGCAGGAACAGGGCGGAGGACAGTCCGGTATACCCGGCGCCAATCACACAGACGTCCGTCTCCACATCATCCTGCAAGGCCGGACGTGGCGGTACGGCATTGGCCGACGCAGCGTAATAAGACTCTGGGTAAAGGGTGTTCGCCATCCTGCAGCCTCTGTTTAATATATTTTACGAGTGCGTCGATCCTACCCGAGTTGAAAAACCTCCGCCAGCCACCGGAAAAATCTCTTCGATGACTGGAAATTAAATATTTTGCATATTCATAGGGTTAGGTGAAAAAAAGGTGTTGACACCCCTCCGAAATTCCGTAGAATGCCGCCTCACAGCAGGCACGTAGCTCAGTTGGTTAGAGCACCACCTTGACATGGTGGGGGTCGTTGGTTCGAGTCCAATCGCGCCTACCAAACAAAATCCGCTCTGCTGGGCGGTCTGGAAGGGCTCACCGAAAGGTGAGCCCTTTTTTGTTGTCTGCGATTTAAATCTCTTTCAAAGCTCTTCGTTTCGCTCTCTTTTGATGCATTGGTTTGGGCGAGTACGCTGTTTTCCGATGTTGATCGCTCGGAACTGAAAATTTCAACGGGTCGACTTTGTCGACCATTAAATAGTGTTGATATTTAATGGCTTACGGATGTTACGAACCAACCGGTTATCAAAAAAGCATTGTTACCGACCGTGGAATTCAGTAACATCCCTCCCGCGTTCACCACCACGGTTTATGCATTTTTAA
The sequence above is drawn from the Pseudomonas sp. FP2196 genome and encodes:
- a CDS encoding XdhC family protein, translating into MQHLDLQVVRRALEWSVAGQRIWLCTVLTTYGSAPRAPGSLLAVNDGGLWIGSLSGGCVEEDFLERVAEGAFLDAVNVVRYGEGDDPRSRVSLPCGGVLDVLVEKFDADCDVQAHLRELESALLGQRRLIREVDLASGVRSLFADREQGARIEREIDRVRIRVGAAQRLLLAGYSSVAQACAEFAVGLGFEVILCDPRDEVLEGVMLNGVEIRRQLPSVFIADGGCHRDTAVVALTHDPRIDDLAMMEAVRTDAFYIGVMGSQQTSQKRFERLRRIGGLGEGELARIHAPIGLNLGSKTPAEIALAVLADILRIRSGIARDQL
- a CDS encoding cytochrome c — its product is MKLLLTRLTLAVGLAAPVLFAHADDQVKRGEYLARAADCMACHTAPGGAPYAGGLPIVSPFGTIYGTNITPSKEHGIGLYTDDEFFAALTAGKRRDGANLYPAMPYTSYHLVPREDSDAIHAYLKTVEPIERAAPVTSLSFPFNVRLGLMGWNMMYGKAVKLESAEGKSEGWKRGQYMVDVLGHCGECHTPRGLPGAMQMDKRLTGGILNGYLAPSLLATDLAARGWNNQDLSTFLKHGMSAQGTMFNEMFPVFHNSTQGLNDTDLAAMATFLLGDKPPAAKALVEVPVDKLSPSAQRGRQDYLNVCAGCHAEGGEGKPHIAVAMRGNTTLRLEDPRNLLRVIEDGIGEQKFAGFEHMQPMPGFADKLKPEQLTDLLNYLRQGWGGQSGELAVTEVQKLQAEAPSIEHKAH
- a CDS encoding FAD-binding oxidoreductase, with the protein product MANTLYPESYYAASANAVPPRPALQDDVETDVCVIGAGYTGLSSALFLLENGFRVTVLEAAKVGFGASGRNGGQIVNSYSRDIDVIERSVGPEQAQLLGQMAFEGGRIIRERVAKYDIQCDLKDGGVFAALTAKQMGHLESQKRLWERFGHTQLELLDQRRVREVVACDQYVGGMLDMSGGHIHPLNLALGEAAAVESLGGTIYEQSPAVRIERGANPVVHTPQGKVRAKFIIVAGNAYLGNLVPELAAKSMPCGTQVITTEPLGDELAQSLLPQDYCVEDCNYLLDYYRLTSDKRLIFGGGVVYGARDPANIEAIIRPKMLKAFPQLKDVKIDYAWTGNFLLTLSRLPQVGRLGDNIYYSQGCSGHGVTYTHLAGKVLAEALRGQAERFDAFADLPHYPFPGGQLLRTPFAALGAWYYGLRDKYGM
- a CDS encoding (2Fe-2S)-binding protein; translated protein: MANRPLQLTLNGQSVGPVDIPDDLPMIDYLHEYKNLTGSRLGCGQGICHACVVIVDNPDGTSEEVRTCITGAHYFEGKKVRTIEGHATRDKQGQVTELNPIQQRFVDEFAFQCSYCAPGFVNAATVLVEKLQRQPIVKSKLEQVIEDSLGHHVCRCTGYVRYYNATRNVLTDLGLVKEG